The following are from one region of the Hydrogenophaga sp. BPS33 genome:
- the cysM gene encoding cysteine synthase CysM, giving the protein MNYPTIEDAIGNTPLVALQRIGAADNAKRGNVILGKLEGNNPAGSVKDRPAVSMIRRAEERGDIKPGDTLIEATSGNTGIALAMAAAIKGYRMVLIMPEDLSIERAQTMKAFGAELILTSKSGGMESARDLAEKMQAEGKGRVLDQFANADNPRIHYETTGPELWAQTQGRITHFVSAMGTTGTITGVSRFLKEKNPAIRIIGAQPSEGSRIPGIRKWPTEYLPKIYDPSSVDELVYVSQNDAEAMCRQLAREEGIFGGISAAGACWVAQQLARTVENATIVFVVCDRGDRYLSTGVFPA; this is encoded by the coding sequence ATGAACTACCCGACGATTGAAGACGCCATCGGAAACACACCCCTGGTGGCCCTGCAGCGCATCGGCGCTGCCGACAACGCAAAACGAGGCAACGTGATCCTGGGCAAGCTGGAGGGCAACAACCCGGCCGGCTCGGTGAAGGACAGGCCCGCAGTCTCCATGATCCGGCGCGCCGAGGAGCGCGGCGACATCAAGCCCGGCGACACCCTGATCGAAGCCACCTCGGGCAACACCGGCATCGCGCTGGCGATGGCCGCGGCTATCAAGGGCTACCGCATGGTGCTGATCATGCCGGAGGACCTGTCCATCGAACGTGCGCAGACCATGAAGGCCTTCGGCGCCGAACTCATCCTCACCTCCAAGAGCGGGGGCATGGAGTCCGCGCGCGATCTGGCCGAGAAGATGCAGGCCGAGGGCAAGGGCCGCGTGCTCGACCAGTTCGCCAACGCCGACAACCCGCGCATCCACTACGAGACCACCGGCCCGGAGCTCTGGGCGCAGACGCAAGGGCGCATCACCCACTTCGTGAGCGCCATGGGCACCACCGGCACCATCACCGGTGTTTCGCGTTTCCTCAAGGAAAAGAACCCGGCCATCCGCATCATCGGCGCGCAGCCCAGCGAGGGCTCGCGCATCCCGGGCATCCGCAAGTGGCCCACCGAGTACCTGCCCAAGATCTACGACCCGAGCTCGGTCGACGAACTGGTGTACGTGAGCCAGAACGACGCCGAGGCCATGTGCCGCCAGTTGGCGCGCGAAGAGGGCATCTTCGGCGGCATTTCGGCGGCCGGCGCCTGCTGGGTCGCGCAGCAGCTGGCCCGAACGGTGGAGAACGCCACCATCGTCTTCGTGGTGTGCGACCGCGGCGACCGTTACCTCTCCACCGGTGTGTTCCCGGCCTGA
- a CDS encoding Bug family tripartite tricarboxylate transporter substrate binding protein: MRREFLKRSAALSASLATFPWAFAQSDWPSRPITLLVPYPPGGALDPIARALAAQLPPLLGQPVVVVNRPGGNTSIASTAVHRAEPDGYLLVINSPTTQVLHTMQAPRGYDPIKGFTPVATVSHGDWVLAVHASVPAETLPAFLAYARANPQKVSAGVTGAGTADHMGTELFKHAAGLNIMSVPFKGSGPALVDLIAGRVQMMISTKTVLQPQIDAGKLRLLAYTSQPPGETSVPTFAQHGLAGFEVFGTTLMVLGPPDMPAAIVDKLSSTIKRAIQMPETKAMLAKVNQRPLYDAPEGTHKRLVTAQATFSDIVRKTGIKFEE; the protein is encoded by the coding sequence ATGAGACGCGAATTCCTCAAAAGGTCCGCGGCCCTGTCGGCGTCGCTCGCCACCTTCCCATGGGCCTTCGCGCAGTCCGACTGGCCCAGCCGCCCAATCACCTTGCTCGTGCCATATCCGCCGGGCGGAGCGCTGGATCCCATCGCCCGCGCACTGGCCGCGCAACTGCCACCTCTGCTGGGACAACCGGTGGTGGTCGTGAACCGCCCGGGCGGCAACACCTCTATCGCCTCGACCGCCGTCCACCGGGCCGAGCCCGATGGCTACCTCCTCGTGATCAACTCGCCGACGACACAGGTCCTGCACACCATGCAGGCGCCACGCGGCTACGACCCCATCAAAGGGTTCACACCCGTGGCGACGGTGTCGCATGGCGACTGGGTGCTGGCGGTGCATGCGTCCGTGCCTGCCGAGACCTTGCCCGCGTTCTTGGCCTACGCGCGCGCCAACCCGCAGAAGGTCAGCGCCGGCGTCACGGGCGCGGGCACGGCGGATCACATGGGCACGGAGCTGTTCAAGCACGCCGCCGGCCTGAACATCATGTCCGTACCGTTCAAAGGCTCGGGTCCCGCGCTCGTCGATCTCATTGCGGGGCGTGTGCAGATGATGATCAGCACCAAGACCGTGCTGCAGCCGCAGATCGACGCGGGCAAACTGCGTTTGTTGGCCTACACCAGCCAGCCACCGGGCGAGACGTCCGTGCCCACCTTCGCGCAGCATGGTCTCGCAGGCTTCGAAGTGTTTGGCACCACCCTCATGGTGCTGGGCCCGCCCGACATGCCCGCCGCCATCGTGGACAAGCTGAGCAGCACGATCAAGCGTGCCATCCAGATGCCCGAGACCAAGGCGATGCTCGCGAAGGTCAACCAACGTCCGCTGTACGACGCTCCAGAAGGCACGCACAAACGCCTGGTGACCGCACAGGCGACCTTCTCCGATATCGTGCGCAAGACTGGCATCAAGTTCGAGGAGTGA
- a CDS encoding sulfurtransferase TusA family protein: MTADKELDARGLNCPLPILKAKKALADMLSGQTLKVISTDAGSVRDFQAFAKQTGNVLLQQETVGGDHISLLKRR, from the coding sequence ATGACTGCCGACAAAGAACTCGATGCCCGCGGCCTGAACTGCCCGTTGCCGATCCTCAAGGCCAAGAAGGCGCTGGCCGACATGCTCAGCGGCCAGACGCTGAAGGTGATTTCGACCGACGCCGGCTCCGTGCGCGATTTCCAGGCCTTTGCCAAGCAAACCGGCAACGTGCTGCTGCAACAGGAGACCGTGGGCGGGGATCACATCAGCCTGCTCAAGCGCCGCTGA
- a CDS encoding NUDIX domain-containing protein, which produces MSAEFRFCPQCATPLTLIAQEEDGGLVQRLRCPACGFTHWNNPTPVLAAIVEVEGQILLARNAAWMNKMYGLITGFMEAGETPEEGIRREIAEETALSVDALSLVGVHDFQRMNQVIITYHARAHGEVRLSPELVDYKLMRPEQVRCWRAGTGMALAQWLRSQGHEPVFMEDMAR; this is translated from the coding sequence ATGAGCGCCGAATTCCGCTTCTGTCCCCAATGCGCGACGCCGCTTACCCTGATCGCCCAGGAGGAAGACGGCGGGCTGGTGCAACGCCTGCGCTGCCCGGCCTGCGGCTTCACGCACTGGAACAATCCCACGCCGGTGCTGGCGGCCATTGTGGAAGTCGAGGGCCAGATCCTGCTCGCGCGCAATGCCGCGTGGATGAACAAGATGTACGGCCTGATCACGGGTTTCATGGAGGCCGGCGAAACGCCCGAAGAGGGCATCCGGCGCGAGATTGCCGAGGAGACGGCGCTGTCGGTGGACGCGCTCTCGCTCGTGGGCGTGCACGATTTCCAGCGCATGAACCAAGTCATCATCACCTACCACGCGCGTGCGCATGGCGAGGTGCGGCTGTCTCCCGAGTTGGTGGATTACAAGCTCATGAGGCCCGAACAGGTGCGCTGCTGGCGCGCCGGCACCGGCATGGCGCTGGCGCAGTGGCTGCGCTCGCAGGGGCATGAGCCGGTGTTCATGGAAGACATGGCGCGCTGA
- a CDS encoding NAD(P)-dependent oxidoreductase: MEILLLDPLVPEALAWLQERHEVTFRPELADDPLELRKHISKSRALVLPPHVVVTAEFLDFAPKLEIVARMQISSDNTDLDACARRNVRVLQARSATVRSNAEYILYGLLMLYRRGMVSALLGRTLSQVRMGRELSGSTVGLLGLAPVAHALAPMLRSLGVRLLGYDPAVHYAADVWDKLKVEPVTMQELLTHSDAISLQMVYASRYRGWINERTLNHCKPGQLWVGVSRSALFDAEALALALCDGRIDACMLDGANPKFAAEGTPLYGIPNLHLTPRLGSHTREAKLRASWYLAHRIHETLSPESAKIEARTSDFSVFDNPEFQDTMGDPQAVTPSQWSSIALHRS; encoded by the coding sequence ATGGAAATCCTGTTGCTCGATCCGCTCGTGCCCGAGGCCCTGGCCTGGTTGCAGGAGCGCCATGAGGTCACCTTCCGGCCGGAGCTGGCCGACGACCCGCTGGAACTGCGCAAGCACATCTCCAAGAGCCGCGCGCTCGTGTTGCCGCCGCACGTGGTGGTGACGGCCGAGTTCCTGGATTTCGCGCCCAAGCTGGAGATCGTGGCGCGCATGCAGATCTCCAGCGACAACACCGACCTGGACGCCTGCGCCCGCCGCAACGTGCGCGTGCTGCAGGCCCGCAGCGCCACCGTGCGCTCCAATGCCGAGTACATCCTGTATGGCCTGCTGATGCTGTACCGGCGCGGCATGGTCAGTGCCCTGCTGGGGCGCACGCTCTCCCAGGTGCGCATGGGCCGCGAGCTCTCGGGCAGCACGGTAGGCCTGCTGGGCCTGGCCCCCGTCGCCCACGCCCTGGCGCCCATGCTGCGCAGCCTGGGCGTGCGCCTGTTGGGTTACGACCCGGCGGTGCACTACGCGGCGGACGTCTGGGACAAGCTCAAGGTCGAACCCGTCACCATGCAGGAGCTGCTGACGCATTCGGACGCCATTTCGCTGCAGATGGTGTACGCCTCGCGCTACCGTGGCTGGATCAACGAGCGCACCCTCAACCACTGCAAGCCGGGCCAGTTGTGGGTCGGCGTGAGCCGCAGTGCGTTGTTCGACGCCGAGGCGCTGGCATTGGCGCTGTGCGACGGCCGCATCGACGCCTGCATGCTCGACGGCGCCAATCCGAAGTTCGCCGCCGAGGGCACGCCGCTTTATGGCATCCCCAACCTGCACCTCACGCCGCGGCTGGGCTCGCACACCCGGGAAGCCAAACTGCGAGCGAGCTGGTACCTGGCGCACCGCATCCACGAGACGCTCTCGCCAGAGAGCGCGAAGATCGAGGCTCGTACGAGCGACTTTTCGGTGTTCGACAACCCGGAGTTCCAGGACACGATGGGTGACCCGCAGGCGGTGACGCCGTCGCAGTGGAGTTCCATCGCGTTGCACAGGAGTTAA
- a CDS encoding 3-keto-5-aminohexanoate cleavage protein, which yields MSPKTVITCAIVGASTSRSQSPHLPITPAEIAQSALDAARAGAAAVHIHVRDPQTEKASMDVALYAEVVQRIRDAGSPIIINLTTGAGARFVPSAHDPKVAGPGTTLVAPEHRVQHILALKPDVATLDLNTMTSRNQVVMNTPDMAREMARHIQAVGAVPEMELFDSGDIQLANALIDEGTVKGPYLFSFVLGVKYGFVSTPETVQYARNQLPAGAHWTAIGIGKQSFPMVAQSWLMGGHARVGMEDNVYLGKGRLARTNAELVEQAVNLLHLLGGEVASPAEARALWGLRTSPGVPASDPLERRAA from the coding sequence ATGAGCCCTAAAACCGTCATCACATGCGCCATCGTCGGCGCCAGCACCAGCCGTTCCCAGTCGCCCCACCTGCCCATCACGCCGGCCGAAATCGCCCAATCGGCGCTGGACGCCGCGCGTGCCGGTGCTGCCGCCGTGCACATCCACGTGCGCGATCCGCAGACCGAGAAGGCCAGCATGGACGTGGCGCTGTACGCCGAAGTCGTGCAGCGTATCCGCGACGCGGGATCGCCCATCATCATCAACCTGACCACCGGCGCCGGCGCGCGCTTCGTGCCCAGCGCACACGACCCGAAGGTCGCCGGACCGGGCACCACCCTGGTAGCGCCCGAGCACCGCGTGCAACACATCCTGGCGCTCAAGCCCGACGTCGCCACGCTAGACCTCAACACCATGACCTCGCGCAACCAGGTCGTGATGAACACGCCGGACATGGCCCGTGAGATGGCGCGCCACATCCAGGCGGTCGGCGCCGTGCCCGAGATGGAGTTGTTCGACTCGGGCGACATCCAGTTGGCCAACGCGCTGATTGACGAAGGCACCGTGAAAGGGCCGTACCTCTTTTCCTTCGTGCTCGGCGTGAAATACGGCTTTGTGTCGACCCCCGAAACCGTGCAATACGCGCGCAACCAGTTGCCTGCGGGGGCGCACTGGACCGCCATCGGAATTGGCAAGCAGTCGTTCCCCATGGTGGCGCAAAGCTGGCTGATGGGTGGACACGCCCGGGTAGGCATGGAGGACAACGTGTACCTCGGCAAAGGCAGACTCGCCCGAACGAACGCGGAACTCGTCGAACAGGCGGTCAACCTCCTCCATCTGCTGGGCGGTGAGGTCGCGTCGCCGGCCGAAGCCCGCGCCCTCTGGGGCCTACGCACCTCGCCTGGCGTGCCGGCCTCCGACCCGCTGGAGAGGAGGGCCGCATGA